In Egicoccus sp. AB-alg6-2, a genomic segment contains:
- a CDS encoding acetamidase/formamidase family protein: MHTLHHRDGHHGWDRSLLPRSEIAPGDVVEMVLADCFGGQLGPDAVPADVTALDLALANPLTGPVFVHGVEPGDVLAVEILDLEPGGTGWTAVIPGFGLLADVFPHPHVVVSQIADGVVRFGDVARLPARPFLGTIGVAPAADGPHSVIPPRNVGGNLDCRDIGVGATLLLPVEVPGALLSVGDPHAAQGDGEVCGTAVETTARVRLRVGVRRGPRLAAPQIESPAGTSSAAGRRLMTTGVGPDLYAGGREATLAMVERLGADHGLAPSDAYALCSVAAHLRILEVVDAPNWVVGLDLDLGVLG, from the coding sequence ATGCACACCCTCCACCACCGCGACGGACACCACGGCTGGGACCGCTCCCTGCTGCCCCGGTCGGAGATCGCGCCCGGCGACGTGGTGGAGATGGTGCTCGCGGACTGCTTCGGCGGCCAGCTCGGCCCCGACGCCGTCCCCGCCGACGTGACCGCCCTGGACCTGGCGCTGGCCAACCCGCTCACGGGCCCGGTGTTCGTCCACGGCGTCGAGCCCGGGGACGTCCTGGCCGTCGAGATCCTCGACCTCGAGCCCGGCGGGACGGGCTGGACGGCCGTGATCCCGGGGTTCGGCCTGCTCGCCGACGTCTTCCCGCATCCCCACGTCGTCGTGTCGCAGATCGCGGACGGGGTGGTCCGGTTCGGCGACGTGGCCCGGCTGCCGGCGCGTCCGTTCCTCGGCACGATCGGGGTGGCTCCGGCGGCCGACGGGCCCCACTCGGTCATCCCGCCGCGCAACGTCGGTGGCAACCTCGACTGTCGCGACATCGGCGTCGGCGCGACCCTGCTGCTGCCCGTCGAGGTGCCCGGCGCCCTGCTCTCGGTCGGCGATCCACACGCCGCGCAGGGCGACGGCGAGGTGTGCGGAACCGCCGTCGAGACGACGGCTCGCGTGCGTCTGCGCGTCGGCGTGCGGCGCGGCCCGAGGCTGGCGGCGCCGCAGATCGAGTCGCCCGCCGGCACGTCGTCCGCCGCTGGTCGCCGCCTGATGACCACCGGTGTCGGACCCGATCTGTACGCGGGTGGACGGGAGGCCACGCTGGCCATGGTCGAGCGGCTCGGGGCCGACCACGGACTGGCGCCCTCGGACGCCTACGCGCTGTGCTCGGTGGCCGCCCACCTGCGCATCCTCGAGGTGGTCGACGCGCCGAACTGGGTCGTCGGCCTGGATCTCGACCTCGGTGTGCTCGGGTGA
- a CDS encoding alpha/beta hydrolase family protein produces the protein MRTRRYGSAADQVGDLWLPDGEVPDTGWPVVVLIHGGFWRHQYVRTLTEPLARDLARRGLAAWNLEYRRVPPPDVVIREEDRGGWPATLQDVADGVDRLGDLDAPVDLGRVAVVGHSAGGQLALWAAGRSRLPAGAVGAGPRVPLAAVVGLAPVADLRGGERAGMGNGAMADLLGGGSDTVPERWELADPLGLVGHGVPVLLVHGEDDESVPPTQTAAYADAVRAAGDEVEVFTGPADHMAVIDPVEPLWQRAATWLEERLGVDLRR, from the coding sequence ATGCGCACGCGACGCTATGGCAGCGCCGCCGACCAGGTCGGTGACCTCTGGCTGCCCGACGGCGAGGTGCCGGACACCGGCTGGCCGGTCGTCGTCCTGATCCACGGCGGCTTCTGGCGCCACCAGTACGTCCGGACGCTCACCGAGCCGCTGGCGCGTGACCTGGCCCGGCGCGGGCTGGCCGCGTGGAACCTCGAGTACCGGCGAGTCCCGCCGCCCGACGTCGTGATCCGTGAGGAGGACCGCGGCGGCTGGCCGGCGACCCTCCAGGACGTCGCCGACGGCGTCGACCGGCTGGGCGACCTGGACGCCCCCGTCGATCTCGGGCGCGTCGCCGTGGTCGGCCACTCCGCCGGTGGTCAGCTGGCGCTGTGGGCCGCCGGTCGGTCCCGGCTCCCGGCCGGCGCCGTCGGCGCAGGCCCACGCGTGCCACTCGCCGCGGTGGTCGGCCTCGCGCCGGTCGCGGACCTCCGTGGTGGCGAACGGGCCGGCATGGGCAACGGCGCGATGGCCGACCTGCTCGGCGGCGGCTCGGACACGGTCCCCGAACGTTGGGAACTCGCCGATCCGCTGGGACTGGTCGGGCACGGTGTCCCGGTCCTGCTGGTGCACGGCGAGGACGACGAGAGCGTGCCGCCGACACAGACCGCGGCCTACGCGGACGCCGTACGCGCCGCGGGCGACGAGGTCGAGGTGTTCACCGGACCAGCCGACCACATGGCCGTCATCGATCCCGTCGAGCCGTTGTGGCAGCGCGCGGCGACCTGGCTCGAGGAGCGGCTGGGCGTCGACCTCAGGCGATGA
- a CDS encoding glycerol-3-phosphate dehydrogenase/oxidase: MASVALSPERRRHDLGRVRQEVFDLVVLGGGVTGAGVALDAATRGLTVALLEQRDLAAGTSSRSSKLIHGGLRYLEQLNFSLVREALRERGLLLQDLAPHLVRPVSFLYPLQHGFAERAYVAAGVTLYDTLGGARQLPRHEHLSRRQAMRLVPALRGDALTGAVRYWDAQVDDARHTMELGRTAASFGAAVLTSTRVTDLLREGERVVGVVARDQERGEDLHVRGRQVVNATGVWADRIQEMAGRGRIRVRASKGIHLVVPKDRIHADSGMILRTESSVLFVIPWGRHWLIGTTDTDWDLDLAHPAASARDIQYLLDRVNGVLRTPLTHADVEGVQAGLRPLLHGESDATSKLSREHAVAQTVAGMITIAGGKYTTYRVMARDAVDAAARNLPQRVPRSVTDRTPLLGAHGWHALWNRRHRLAEEVGLHPSRIEHLLGRYGAMVTEVLDLLADRPELGARIAGAEDYLKVEAVYAASHEGALHLDDLLTRRTRISIETFDRGLAAAHDVAPLMGEVHGWDADDISREIEHYEARVAAEVESQRMPDDRTADAARMGARDVRVGGT, from the coding sequence GTGGCAAGCGTCGCCCTCTCCCCCGAGCGCCGTCGGCACGACCTCGGCCGCGTCCGCCAGGAGGTGTTCGACCTGGTCGTCCTGGGTGGCGGGGTCACGGGCGCCGGCGTCGCCCTCGACGCGGCGACCCGGGGGCTCACCGTCGCGCTCCTCGAGCAGCGCGACCTCGCGGCCGGCACCTCCAGTCGATCGTCGAAGCTGATCCACGGCGGTCTGCGCTACCTCGAACAGCTCAACTTCTCGCTGGTCCGCGAAGCACTCCGCGAGCGTGGGCTGCTGCTGCAGGACCTCGCGCCGCACCTGGTCCGGCCGGTCTCCTTCCTGTATCCGCTGCAGCACGGTTTCGCGGAGCGGGCGTACGTGGCCGCCGGTGTCACGCTCTACGACACGCTCGGGGGTGCCCGCCAGTTGCCACGGCACGAGCACCTCTCTCGCCGCCAGGCGATGCGCCTGGTCCCGGCGCTCCGCGGGGACGCGCTGACCGGTGCCGTCCGCTACTGGGACGCGCAGGTCGATGACGCCCGGCACACGATGGAACTCGGCCGCACCGCCGCGTCCTTCGGCGCGGCCGTCCTCACCTCGACGCGGGTGACCGACCTGCTGCGCGAAGGGGAACGGGTCGTCGGGGTCGTCGCGCGCGACCAGGAACGGGGCGAGGACCTGCACGTCCGTGGGCGGCAGGTGGTCAACGCCACCGGCGTCTGGGCCGACCGCATCCAGGAGATGGCGGGCCGTGGGCGCATCCGGGTGCGGGCGTCGAAGGGGATCCACCTCGTCGTGCCGAAGGACCGCATCCACGCCGACAGCGGCATGATCCTGCGCACGGAGAGCAGCGTGCTCTTCGTCATCCCCTGGGGTCGTCACTGGCTCATCGGGACCACCGACACCGACTGGGACCTCGATCTGGCGCACCCGGCCGCTTCGGCGCGCGACATCCAGTACCTGCTCGACCGCGTCAACGGCGTCCTTCGCACCCCGCTCACGCATGCGGACGTGGAGGGTGTCCAGGCCGGCCTGCGTCCCCTGCTCCACGGCGAGTCCGACGCCACCAGCAAGCTCTCGCGGGAGCATGCCGTTGCCCAGACCGTCGCCGGCATGATCACGATCGCGGGCGGCAAGTACACGACCTACCGCGTGATGGCCCGCGACGCCGTCGACGCGGCCGCACGCAACCTGCCCCAACGCGTCCCCCGCAGCGTGACCGACCGCACGCCACTGCTGGGCGCGCACGGCTGGCACGCCCTCTGGAACCGGCGACACCGGCTCGCGGAGGAGGTCGGGCTCCACCCCAGCCGCATCGAGCACCTGCTCGGCCGCTACGGCGCCATGGTGACCGAGGTGCTCGACCTGCTGGCGGACCGCCCGGAACTCGGCGCCCGCATCGCGGGTGCCGAGGACTACCTCAAGGTCGAGGCCGTCTACGCGGCGAGCCACGAGGGCGCGCTGCACCTCGACGACCTGCTGACGCGCCGTACCCGGATCTCGATCGAGACGTTCGACCGCGGCCTCGCGGCGGCCCACGACGTCGCACCGCTGATGGGCGAGGTGCACGGCTGGGACGCCGACGACATCAGCCGCGAGATCGAGCACTACGAGGCACGGGTGGCCGCCGAGGTCGAGTCCCAGCGCATGCCGGACGATCGAACGGCCGATGCCGCCCGTATGGGAGCCCGGGACGTGCGGGTCGGCGGGACCTGA